The genomic segment AGGCAGCGCTCTACATCGTCTACGCTACGCAAAGGTGCCGTGGCTGGCAGCGACAGAAAAACATCACACGGCCCGCCCTGTTCCGTGCAGCCCACTTGCCGCAAGGCATGCCGCCAAGCCTCCCATTCCGGGCTGTCGTCAGTTGCTAGCTCTGGGGGGCGCATAAAGGGGGTTTCTGCGCCCCACTGACGGGCCACAGCCGCAATTTCCATGTCATCCGTGGACACAATGATGCGTTTGACCGCTGCGATCTGTTTGGCGGTTTCAATAGGGTAGGCAATAAGCGGCTTGTCGACAAGCCGTCTGATGTTTTTCCGGGGTACCCCCTTGGACCCGCCCCGAGCGAAAATAAAAGCATACACTATTGGTTGGCGCGCCATATCCACTCCTGCTGTGCGGCTGCACGTTCAACTGCGTCCACATATGACACAACGTCAAGTCCCTGAGAAAATGTGCAGCAAGGTTCTGTCTTCCCTGCTAGTACAGCCTGCATCTGCAACCGGTATGAGGTGTTTCCATCGACCCTATAAATTTTCACCTTTTCACCATGATGGAGCGTGCCATCCAGCAGGTTTAGGTAGATGCCACCACCTTCGAGGATTGCCACAATCTCTCGCCGCGCCGGCGATTGCAAATAGTCCAGATGGATGCTGACCTGAGGGCAGCCTTCATGCTCTGCAAGAATTGTTACGGTATCATCACTTTCGATGTCCAATGAAGAGAGTTTGCCGACTAAGGCGGCCACCCGTCGCCAAGGCCCGGCAAACAGGCAGGCCAGATCCAACTCGTGCGAGAGGTCTCGCAACACGCCGCCACCCCGCCCTCTGAAGGCGGAATAGCATTGACGGTAATCCTGGTTAGGCCGCCAAGATGGAAGGTATTGCCCCACGTGTAATTGCAATGCCAAGAGTTTTTTGTCTTTCAGAAGCGTTTGCAAGTCTTGGACTCCAGGGTGAAAGCGTAGGTTGTAAGCAACTAGAGTGCACCGCCGTTGTGCGTCTGTCAGCCAAGGGCCGATTTCTGTTGCGGTTTTCACCAAGGGTTTTTCTACCAGAGTCAGGCGAGGGGCCAAGCTCGATACCACCCGTACATGTGCAGCGTGCAGCGCCGTTGGTGTGGCGATAATAGCAACATCCGGCGAAAAATTCGCTGGTAACTCACGAAAATCTTTAACAGAAGGAAACGGCAATCCGTTGCGCGAGCTGATACAAAAAACGGAGGCTCCAAGTTCAAGAGCAAGACTGGCATGGCGCATTCCGATAGAGCCGCAGCCCCAGATGAGAACACTTGGCTTGTTCATAGTTGTAAGAATTCATTTTGTGCGCGTTCATAATCTGGAAGCCGCCCGATGTCCAGCCAATATTCGTTGGTTTCCATGATTCGGGGCCGTTGCCCGGTTTCCAGCAACTTTTGGAACAGATCCGGCATATCAAAAAAGGTTTTTGGCGGGATCAAAGGGAGTGCTGCAGGTGAGAGCGCGTATATGCCGGTGCTGATGTGAACGTTTATATTGGGTTTTTCTTTGATGCCCGTAAGGTTGCCCTGTGTATCGCTCTCCACGACGCCATAAGCCATCTGCACGGAGTGTTTGCGGACCACCATAGTGGCCGGGCTGTTGTGGGCCAGGTGCTCATGGAGAAGGCAGCGCATGTTGAGATGTGTCAAAATATCCGCATTGGCCACCAGGAGTGGAAGAGTCTGCGGCGGTAAAAGAGAAAGTGCGCCAGCCGTGCCCATGCGTTTGGGTTCTTTCAAGTATTGGATATGGCAACCGAAATGTGTTCCGTCGCCAAAATATTCAATAATTATATCAGCGAGATAATTTACCGCCAAAAAAAAATGGCGAAAGCCCACATTGATGAAATTTTTAAGCACTATTTCTAGGATGGGTTTTCCGCCGATATGTAGCATGGGCTTGGGGCAATTTTGAGTTAGCTCGCCTAAGCGTGACCCCAGGCCACCAGCCATAAGTACTACATTGTTCGGCAAGGGGCTTACGCTCTGCAGCCTTTTTATGCTCCAGACGTGATGTACTGTCCCAGCCTCGTCCAGTACGGGCAAGTGACTCAAGGAGGCTTCTTCCATCATCCGCAATGCCTGTACTGCAGATGTGGCGATATTTACGTGTCGCGGTGTAGGGTTCATAACATCACGGACGCAACTTTCCAGCGAAGCATCAGTCAGCAGCCCACGACGGATATTGCCGTCAGTAACAACGCCTATCAGTTTGTCCTCGCTATCCGTCACCAACGCGAATTGTTCGCCGGTTGCGTTAATAAGTGTTAATGCGTCCCGTACGGATTGCTTGGGGAAAAGACGTAGTGTCCTCCAATCCATCAGTTCCTCGCCATATCATAAAACATTTTTTTTAGTATGCCCTTTAGGGGGAAGGTTAGCAAGGTGTGGGCGATGGCATCGCTCGTACCGTTTTTTTCATACGGGTTCGGCGTATTTTTGGCCAGGGCGCGGCGTTCTGGCGCTGTCGTTTGCGCTAGGGCGGCGGCAATGGCCTTTTCACGTGGCTCGCAATGCAGCACGGCCGAGGAAACTATGCGGCCTTCCTGTCGATGTCCGATGTTGACGACGGGAACTCCAAGGGAGGGGACCTCTATAATGCCGCTGGAGGAGTTCCCTGCCACGCACAGGGCGTGTCTTGCAGCGGAAAGGTACAGTAGCGTCCCAAGAGACTGAAAAAAACGTACACGTTCCGGGTACGCCGCGGCATAGTGCTCGATGTATTGATTGATGTTGTAGCCGCCAGAATCAGCATTGGCCCCAGTGAAAACTATATGGCAGTGCGGAAAAAGGTCGAGCGCTTTGCGTAGGGCGGTTAGTTGGTCTATTTCTTGTCCTGGCTCCAGGGTAACAGGATGGAAGGTGCAAAGGATATAAGAGGCGCCTGGGGGGAGTCCCAAGGCTGTATGAGTGGCGTCGATATCCAGAAGTGGTAGATTCAATGCGTTTTCTACACCCAGTGCGCCAACGTTCCAGACGTGATCAGGTTGTTCACCTAACTGAATAATACGGCGACGGTAGGGCTCGCAGGATGTGAAATGCAGATGGGAGAGTTTGGTGATGGCGTGGCGGAAGCCGTCGTCCATGGCCCCGCGGGTTACCTCTCCCCCGTAAAGGTGTGCCGTGGGCACGTGCATCATGGCTGCTGCCAGCGTGGCTCCGAGGCATTCGTACCGATCACCCAAAACGACAAAAAGATCGGGCCTGATCTGTGCCAGGGCTTCGCCTATTGCCGTGATGAGCCTGCCAATCTCTTGGCACAAATGCTCCGAGGCGTCCGTAGTGAGGTCTAAGG from the Desulfovibrio legallii genome contains:
- a CDS encoding acylneuraminate cytidylyltransferase family protein, producing MARQPIVYAFIFARGGSKGVPRKNIRRLVDKPLIAYPIETAKQIAAVKRIIVSTDDMEIAAVARQWGAETPFMRPPELATDDSPEWEAWRHALRQVGCTEQGGPCDVFLSLPATAPLRSVDDVERCLAVFSNTGCDAVITTTPAARHPMFNMVSQTPDGMVHLAQTPSVGYCRRQDVPPLFDMTTAAYVLSPTFILRQNSLMAGHVRQVVLPRERAVDIDDALDLAFAEFLLAHQQVHN
- a CDS encoding Gfo/Idh/MocA family protein; the protein is MNKPSVLIWGCGSIGMRHASLALELGASVFCISSRNGLPFPSVKDFRELPANFSPDVAIIATPTALHAAHVRVVSSLAPRLTLVEKPLVKTATEIGPWLTDAQRRCTLVAYNLRFHPGVQDLQTLLKDKKLLALQLHVGQYLPSWRPNQDYRQCYSAFRGRGGGVLRDLSHELDLACLFAGPWRRVAALVGKLSSLDIESDDTVTILAEHEGCPQVSIHLDYLQSPARREIVAILEGGGIYLNLLDGTLHHGEKVKIYRVDGNTSYRLQMQAVLAGKTEPCCTFSQGLDVVSYVDAVERAAAQQEWIWRANQ
- a CDS encoding nucleotidyltransferase family protein, whose amino-acid sequence is MDWRTLRLFPKQSVRDALTLINATGEQFALVTDSEDKLIGVVTDGNIRRGLLTDASLESCVRDVMNPTPRHVNIATSAVQALRMMEEASLSHLPVLDEAGTVHHVWSIKRLQSVSPLPNNVVLMAGGLGSRLGELTQNCPKPMLHIGGKPILEIVLKNFINVGFRHFFLAVNYLADIIIEYFGDGTHFGCHIQYLKEPKRMGTAGALSLLPPQTLPLLVANADILTHLNMRCLLHEHLAHNSPATMVVRKHSVQMAYGVVESDTQGNLTGIKEKPNINVHISTGIYALSPAALPLIPPKTFFDMPDLFQKLLETGQRPRIMETNEYWLDIGRLPDYERAQNEFLQL
- the neuC gene encoding UDP-N-acetylglucosamine 2-epimerase; protein product: MRTIAVFTATRAEYGLLRPVLSHLRASACHLHLLVSGTHLSRKHGYTLTEITKDGFVPDVAIPLDLTTDASEHLCQEIGRLITAIGEALAQIRPDLFVVLGDRYECLGATLAAAMMHVPTAHLYGGEVTRGAMDDGFRHAITKLSHLHFTSCEPYRRRIIQLGEQPDHVWNVGALGVENALNLPLLDIDATHTALGLPPGASYILCTFHPVTLEPGQEIDQLTALRKALDLFPHCHIVFTGANADSGGYNINQYIEHYAAAYPERVRFFQSLGTLLYLSAARHALCVAGNSSSGIIEVPSLGVPVVNIGHRQEGRIVSSAVLHCEPREKAIAAALAQTTAPERRALAKNTPNPYEKNGTSDAIAHTLLTFPLKGILKKMFYDMARN